The sequence TCGATGTCGAGGATATTCTCATCCCCGGTGAGCATGAGGCTCTCACGGGGCACGTCGCTGTAGCGGGCCGGGGGGCCCTGGTCGATGGTTCGGAAGCCGACCTCGATCCGTTTGACCTCGGTGACCTTTGGCTTTAATACGGTCTCAATAGGGGTGGGCAGGTGATAGTGGGGCCCCGGATCGGTTGTGGCCACCCACTTGCCGAAGCGTAGCACAACGCCTTTCTCGTCGGGCGCGATGATGTATATGCCCGTGGCCAGCCACATTAGACCGAGGATGGCGATGAGGAGGGGGAGTCGGGGCATCTTAAAGCCGGGCAGGTTGAATTTAGGAATGCGCAGGCTGGGGATTCCGGCAAACGGGCCTCGGCCTTTACGGCGCTTCTGAAACTCGTCCCAATCGACCATGAGGGGAGCACACCTTTTCTATAGATCCTAATTGCCTCCTGGATTGAAACTTTCGGAGGCGATTCAAATATACAGCAATGCTAAGGGATGTCAAATCATTAATCGGGCTCGTGGGGAGTTATTTCCCTCTCCTCCAGGCTATCGGAGGTCGCCGGGGCCACGAGGAGGGTTTTCTTCCACCGGATGACCACCTGGCCGGGCTTGGCCCCTTTGGGTTTGGTCACGTTCTTGGCGGCCGTGTAGTCTACCCGGACCTTGGCGTCGCCCCGGCCCTGGCTGAAGTAGGCCGCGGCGGCGGCGGCCCATCCGACAGCCTCTGGTGGGGGCTCAGCCCGGCTCTCTCCCCGAAGTACTATGTGGGCTCCGGGAATGCCGTGGGCGTGAAACCACAGATCGTCGGGGCGGGCTCTCCGGGTGGTCAACTCGTCGTTGCCCCGGGCGTTCTTACCGACAAGAACCTCCCAGCCCTCCGTTGCACGGAAGCGCCGGATGGCCGACTCGCGGGTTCTGTGGCGGGGACGCCGCCGCGGGGGCGGGCGTGTCTGCCAAGAGACGAACCCGCCTGCTTCCAACTCTTCAAGAAGCCCTTCGGCGGCCTCCTCGTCGGCGAGCGCCGCCGCCTGCCTGGTCGCATCCAGGTAGGCCACCTCCCGCTCCCCCTCGGTGAGCCGTCTCTTGAGGGGCCCCAAAGAGCGCTTCGCCTTTTTGGAACGCTTGAAATAGCGGGCGGCGTTGATTTGGGGAGAGACGGCCGGATCGAGGGCGATCACGATGGAAGCTCCATCGGGGTCGAAATCGTTCCGAAGGGAAACCGATGTCATGCCCCGGCGCAGCTCTCCCAGGTTAGCGAGCAGGAGCGATCCGCATTGGCGGTCGTGTTCGGCCTGTTGAGCCTTAACTAGATCCTCTCGGACCTTCTCGCACTTGCGATTCGCCTTCTTGAGCGCTTGGTCCACAGCGCTTGCCAGGCGCTGGCGCAGGTGCACTGCCCGCTGGGTCTCGGTGCGGGCCTCGGCGAAGGCCGCAGCCGCCGCGTTTGCCGATGGCATGGGCTCGGCCTTCGAGTGGGCCTCGAGGTGGGCGAAGGGGACCGGTGTCGCCGCCATCGGGTGGCCCGAAGGATCGCGGTAGATCGTGGCGGATAGAGGTCCTTCGCGTACGGCGGCGGCGAGCACTGCGGTGGCGTCCAGGAGGGCTCGGGCTTGATCGGCATCGACGGTTTGCGCCTGGGGTTCCAGCCCCGCCCGGTGACAGACCTCTCGGGCGGCCAGCGGCGAGAGCCCCATAACGACGTGGACGAGGCGGCGCACCAGGGGTCGGGAGGAGAGGCCAGGGGCCGATAGAGCTTCGGCCAGCGAGGTGCCCGTGTAGTCCTCGAACGCGGCGGCCCCTTCGGGCCATGGCGGAGGGGCGTAGGAAGCCCCCGCAACAAGCCGCCCTTTGGTTACGCCCGCCGTACCAACCGCTTGGACGACGGTCCCGCCCGGCGCCGGCCCTCTGAGGAGAACGAGGGCTGCTTGCCGGCCTGTGAGCTCCGCCACCAGGGTCACCTCATCGGGCTCCTCTTCGGACCTGCTGGCCACAAAGGGGAGCGCCACGACCCTGTCGTCACCGAGCAGTAGGGGGGCGCCTAAGCGTCTTCCTTTTAAGGCGCTCCGCAGGGCTTGGCATAAGGCTGGCGGCTTGGGAGGGTTTTCAAAGACCGTCTCGGTGGTGTGGATTCTCGATGCGCCGGGCTCGGCGGCGAGTAGGAGGCGCCCCGTCCATGCGGGACCCCGTACGGCGAGGACCACAACGGCCGAGGCTGGTTGGGTCACCTTCGTCACCCTTGCCCCGGGAAGGCAATCCCTTAACTCCCGGACTACGGCCTGGAGCAACAAAAAATCCATCTTTCCGTCCGTGACTCCTTAAGCAACCGGGGGTTTTTCATTGACTTAGTTTGGCGCCTTCGCTAATGTATAGTAACATTCATGTGTCCGGGGGACAACTTGCGAGGAGTCACCAAGCGTGCTGCTTAGCATGACGGGCTTCGGTCGCGCCGAAGCTCAATCGGAGGCCTGTCAGGTGGCGGTGGAGGTCAATGCCGTCAACCACCGCTACTTGGATGTGGCCGTCCGCCTGCCTCGCCGCTACATGGCTCTCGAGCACCGTATCCGCAAGCTCGTCAGTGGGCGATTCAGCCGAGGACGTTTCGATATCGTCTGCTCCATTACCACCCTCGATGGGCAGGGCCGCCATCTGGTTGCTGATGAGGCGCTAGTAGCAGATCTGGTTCGCCTCCTCCGCAAGGTGAAGGCCGACCACGGGGTCGCCGGCGATGTGGAGCTCTCCACACTTCTACAGTTTCGTGACCTAGTGCGTGTGGAAGAGGCTGAGCAAGACGTCGAAGGGATCTGGGATGAAATGGCGCCTGTCGTCGACCGTGCCCTGGAGACCTTGGAGGAAATGCGGGCCGAGGAGGGCAAGGCCCTCAATGCCGACATCTCGGCCCGGGCTGCCGCTATCAGGGACCTCGTCACCCAGCTGACCGACCGACTTCCGACGCTCCGGGCTGAGCACCGGGCCGCCCTGGAGGAGCGGCTCCAGAACTTCCTCAAGGACGTCCCCGTAGACCCGCAACGTCTCGCCCAGGAGGTCGCCTATTTGGCCGACCGAAGCGACGTTTCCGAGGAGTTAACCCGCCTGGCCAGTCACTTGCATCAGCTCGAGGGTTTTCTCGCCTCCGGGGAGCCGGTGGGCCGGAAGCTCGATTTCGTTGTCCAGGAGTTAAACCGCGAGGTCAACACCATCGGCTCGAAGCTCCACGACATCTCGGTGGCACAAGTCGTCATAGAGTTGAAGCACGAATTGGAGAAAATTCGCGAGCAGGTGCAAAACCTCGAGTAATGCCACAAATGAGTTGCGCCCGCAGGGGGCTTAGTTCCCGTGGGCCACGTCAGGAGAGATAACAGTGGCTGAAATGAACCGATACAGGCTTGTGATTCTTGCCGCCCAACGGGCGCGCCAGCTTCAGGCCGGCGTGCAATCCCGAATAGACCCCAAAGGCCACAAGCCAACCGAGGTGGCCGTTGAAGAGGTCAAGCAAGACCTAATTAAGTGGCATCAAAAGGAAGAGAACGACCAGCCCGAGGAGGAAGAGGAGACCGAGTAGGGAGGGGGACGTGCTGACCGGAAAAACCGTGGCCCTGGGAGTTACTGGTGGCATTGCAGTCTATAAGGCCGCCGAGGTGCTCAGAGACCTTACCAAGCGAGGGGCCGAGGTGCACGTCATCATGACAGCCAACTCCCAACGGTTCGTCTCACCTCTTGTCTTCGAGGCGCTCTCTCACCGGCCCGTCATCGCCGACATGTGGGAGGGAACCCCCCAGCAGCGGATCGAGCACATCGACCTTGCCTACCGGATTGATGGACTTGCGGTCGCCCCGGCCACCGCAAACATCATCGGCAAGTTCGCCAACGGCATCGCCGACGATTTCCTAACGACCTTCTACACGGCGGTGCAGGCGCCTGTGGTGGTTGCGCCCGCAATGAATACCAACATGCTCAATCATCCTGCCGTCAGGGCAAACCTGAACACACTGGCAGAGCGCGGCGTCGCGATAATTGACCCGGAGGTGGGCGAGTTGGCCTGTGAGACGATCGGCGAGGGGAAGCTGGCGACGGTGGAGGTCATTGTGGAGCGCATCGAGGCGGCGCTGACCGAGCCCAAGGACTTGGCCGGCCTCCTCGTGCTTGTGACGGCTGGTCCGACCGAAGAGCCACTCGATCCGGTCCGCATATTTACAAACCGCTCCAGCGGGAAGATGGGCTACGCCTTGGCCAGGGCGGCTCTTCGGCGCGGGGCGGAGGTGGTCCTGGTGTCAGGCCCCGTGGCCCTTGAGCCCCCCCCAGGGGCGCGGCTCGTTGAGGTTCGTACGGCCGAGGAGATGCTTCAGGCCTGCCTTAAGTATCTGGGCGAGAGCGATGTGGTCGTCAAGACCGCCGCTGTGGCCGACTACCGGCCGGTGGCTCAAGAGGCCCAGAAACTCAAGCGGGCCGACCAGGAAGAGCTTACGGTGGAGCTGCAGGCGAACCCCGACATACTCAAAATTCTCTGCAGCCGCAAAGGTGACAGGATTATGGTCGGATTCGCAGCCGAGACCGAGGATTTTGTGGCCAACGCCGCCAAGAAATTGAAGGCCAAGGACGCCGACCTCATGGTGGTGAATGACGTAAGTCGCTCCGACATCGGTATCGGCCAAGACGAGAACCAGGTAACCCTGTGTTTCGCCGACGGCCGGACTGAGCCCCACGAGAAGATGGACAAGCTTGCCGTGGCGCATACCGTCCTCGATGCGGTGGTGCGCCTCCATGCCGAACGAGCCTCTTAACATCGCATGGCCCAGGATTCCCGCCAACTCTTTCTGGAGGTGGTCTCCGACCTGCGAGGCCACCTGGAGCTCCGCCGCGAATGGGGCATCCCTGGCTACGCCGTCCCGCTTGAGGCCCTGGAGGCCAGCTCCCCGCTAGTGGAGGGAAGTGGCCCCCCGGCCTCTCTCGGTGAGGTCGATGCCTCCTGCGCTGGCTGCACCCTCTGCGCTCTCCACGCCAGTCGCAAACAGATTGTCTTCGGGGTGGGGAACCCTCGGGCGGAGATCGTCTTCGTCGGCGAGGGGCCGGGCCGGGAAGAGGACATCCAGGGCGAACCCTTCGTCGGCCGGGCCGGCCAGCAGCTTAACCGAATTATCGAGGCCATGGGCATGAAAAGAAGCGACGTCTACATCTGTAACGCCGTCAAATGCCGGCCTCCGAGCAACCGGACACCCACCACCGAGGAGATTGCCACCTGCAGGCCCTACCTGGAGGCTCAGCTTGCGGCGATCAACCCCAAGGTCATCGTCGCCTTGGGCAACCCCGCGATGCGCTCGCTCTTCAACATTACAAAGGGCATCTCTCAGCTTAGGGGGACCTTCATGGAGTGGAGAGGCATCAAGGTGATGCCCACATACCACCCGGCCTATCTTCTACGCAACCCGAAGGCGAAGCGCTATGTGTGGGAGGACATTAAGCGGGTCCTGGCCGAGATAGGCCGCACCCCGCCTGCCCGCGCGGGGAGCTAAGATCTGACGGCGGCTACGTCCATGTGGGGCTTACAACGCCCATATAACGATCAAACAGATAATCAAAATGAAGAGCCGGGCTGCTTTAGGAACTCAATCTCTTCCTTTGTAGATTCTCTACCCAAGAGTTCATTTCTGTGGGGAAACCTGCCAAATCTATCTATAATCACTTTGTGTCGAATCGCATATTTCAGGAAGCCCTCGTAAATACTTTTGAGTCCTTCATCCACCTCTTCTAACAATTCTTCGTATTTCTTGACGCTCAAACTCTGATCCTCTACGTCTTCCGCGTGCTCTAAGGCCAGGTAGACGAATACCCGGTGGATGGGCTCCAGCTCCATATCTTCGTTGGTGCGAATCAACTCTTTCGCCAGCCTGAGCGCCATATGGTCCGTAGCGAAGGCTTCAGATGATTCCCTGAATATATTTCGGGGGAATTGGTCCAGAAGAATGATGACGGCCAATTTATCCCTGCTGGAGCTTAATTGACTCAGGGTCTCCTCTGTAACCCCCGCGATGTCATCGGCGAACCTTTTCCGTATCTCATTGTCGACATCATCGCTCCCGGCAAACCATACATTTTGAATCCTGTCGACTATCGAGGGGGCCTGGTCGTAGGATATATCGTCCCCAAACCAGTAGGATAATACTTCGTCCGTCACGCCGGGATTAAGCAACTACTCTAACCTTTCTTGAGACTATATAAGCCGGAGAAAAGAGACCCTTGCGTATCCAAGATGAGAAAAACTCTCTTAAAAAGCGGCTTACTTTGAAGATTTGGAGGGTAGGTGGTTCATGTTGAACTGCTATTTTCCGAGTTTTTCGGTGGCGAGAGTTCCCAGTTTCTTAATGAAGGCGCTGATATTCTCCCTTATGGAACCTTCATTAGCCAACTTCAACCGCTTGGAACCGGACCAGTAATCGTCGCTGAATTTGGCCGTGTAAGAGGATACAATTACCTCGTCGAAAATGGGCTTTCCCGACTTAAGGTCTATCAGTTGATACTTGACTATCGATGTCACAGTCGGATTGATTCCTGCACCCGCGAAGGGTTGCTCAAGCTCAACGAGTGTCGCGTTTAATACGTATTTGGCATCCCTCGGGTCGCTGGTCAGGGCCCCTTCGTGATCGAGCGACCGTCTTAAGGCCTCTCGGAATTCCGAATTGCCAACCTTTGATCTCCACTTGGTGCTCTGACCTCCAACTACATTCTCTATCACAATCGTTTCTCTAATCGGTGAATCTATTGACATCAAAACAGGCTGACTGCGTTGATAAACCATCTTCTGCACTTCTGCCGGTTTAGCGCAGCCTATCAAGAAGGCGAACCCGAAAATGAACAAAACCTTTTTCATTATTGATATCTCTCTTCTTGGAATTCCCATAATATAGTTCCTCAGCCTCGCGAATAAGCAGGGTCTCTTTAGTGTCCGGGTGGACTAACTACGCCCGATTGACCTTGACCTTGGGGCAGGCTCCGATGCCGTCGTCATGAATGATATTATCCAGCTTATCTGTTTTGTTGCAACCCCCCTTTGCCTAAGACTTTAACCGCCTTCACCTTTTCATCCTTGTCGAAGGTTATAACATACGTCAGTAAATCCTTCTCATCAATACTTGTTCCGTATAGCTCCCAGAGCCCCAAGGTAACGACATCTAAAGCAGCGTGCGAGGCAGCTTTCTTTGCCTTTTCTCCCCTTGTATCTCCCTGCCTGAAGCTCCAATACTCGACTAACTCTCCTTCATCGTTCTTCGTAGAACTAATTGGGGAGCCGAATTCTCCCAAGACGACATCCCTCGGGGTGCCGACATTGAGGACTTTGAAGTCTTTCTTGCCTGGTTTATTGAGCGCCGAATAGGCGCTACAAGAGGTGAGCAAAAGACAAAGCGGTAAAAATATGGAGGAAGCTTTATTCATAATCCTCCTTGATCCCCTCTCGATTCCGCAGGATGGCGACTCAGATGGATGATCATCCCGCTCCCGCTAAGAGTCCACCCATGGTGGCTTCCTGTTTGACTGATAACTTGGACCGGAGTAATGATGTCTGTGAAAGATTACTTTATGCGAGGGAACAGAGCAAGCGCCTTTTCCAAGAGACAATTATCTCCGGAAACCTTAGCTCCGGCCGCCCATGGCCATTTGCTTGACACCTTCGGGAAACCATCACTATAATGATTCCGCCGTCTCCTGTTTAAACAAGGCCGTCCTCAATGTCTCTGTTCGACCCTCTTCGGAGTACCAAACAATACTACCTGGCCAAGCGTGGCAGACAGCGCAGCCGGGGCGCGCGCCTGGCCGTCTGGCTCGTGGGGCTAGGGCTCTTTTGCCTCGTGGCGGGCGGGGCCGCAGCCGGCGGCCTCTACCTCTATTACTCACGTGACCTGCCCGACGTCCGCACTCTTAAGGATTACCGCCCGAGCCTTCTCACCCGGCTCTACGATGGCAACGATCAGGTGCTGACCGAGTTCTTCATCGAGAAGCGCTACCTCGTGTCCCTAGAGCATATTCCGGCCATTCTGCGCGAAGCCACCCTCGCCGCCGAGGACAGCCGCTTTTACTCCCACCACGGCCTAGACTTCAAGGGCATCCTCAGGGCGAGCCTGGCCAACCTGCGGGCGGGCGAGGTGGTCGAGGGCGGGAGCACCATCACACAGCAGGTGGCCAAGACCCTCTTTCTGACCCCCGAGCGGACCATGGCCCGCAAGTTCAGGGAAGCGATCCTGGCGTGGCGCATCGAGCGGACCTTCACCAAGGGGGATATCCTGGAGCTCTACCTCAACAACGTCTATTACGGCCATGGGGCCTACGGCGTCGAGGCGGCTGCAAAGACCTACTTCGCAAAGCCGGTCACTGAGGTCACTTTGAGCGAGAGCGCTATGCTCGCGGGCCTGGTTAGGGCCCCGGCCCCCTACTCGCCTTACTTCCATCCTGCACGCGCCAAGGCCCGTCGCTCCCACGTGCTGCGCCGGATGCTCATCGGAGGCTTCATAAGCCGGGCCGAGATGGAGCTAGCCTTGGATGAGACCATGTCCCTGGCGGCCCGCGGAAAGAAGACCCATCCCGCACCCTATTTCGTCGAGCTAATCCGAAAAAACCTTGAAAGCACCTACGGCTCAACCCAGCTCTACCGTGGAGGTCTGCAGGTCTACACGACGCTTCAGCCCAAGCTTCAGGCGGCGGCCGAGCGTGCTCTTCGCGAGGGGCTTATGGCCGTCGATAAGCGCCGCGGGTGGCGGGGTCCTTTGAGCAAGCTCACCTCCCTGCCCGTCGAGCCCTTCGACTGGACGGCGCTCTATGAGCAGGCGGACCGGGTGCCTGTACCCGAGAAGTTCGGCGATGGAGATGTCGTAGTGGGTGTTGTGCTCGAGACCGAGCCGGACCGGACCATTGTGGCCACCCCTGCCGGCCGGGGCGTCATTCCTTTCGAGACAATGAGGTGGGCGCGCCCTCCCGACCCCACGGTTGACGCCCTCTGGCGGCGCATCAACCATCCTTCTGCGGCTTTGGCCCCTGGGGACCTCATCCTGGTCCGTCTCAAGAGCTGGCGCCAGGAGGAGGGCCTCTACGCCCTCGAGCTCCACCAGGAGCCTTTAGTGCAAGGCGCCCTCGTCTGTCTGGAGCCCGCCACTGGCGAAATCCTCGCCATGGTGGGCGGCTACGACTTCGGCTCGTCTCAGTTCAACCGGGCCGTCCAGGCAATCCGGCAACCAGGAAGCGCATTCAAGCCCATTATCTACGGTGCCGCCATGGAGAAGGGCTTCACCCCGGCAAGCGTCATTATCGACAGCCCAATTATCTTCAACGAGGGCGACTGGCACGGGGCCGAGAACTGGAAGCCGGTCAACTTCGAGGAGAAATTCTACGGGCCTACGACCCTGCGAACCGCCCTGGTGCACTCGCGAAACGTGGTGACGGTAAAGCTTCTGAAGGCTGTCGGGGTGGAGCGTCTGGTCTCCTTCGCCCACCGCCTCGGCATCACGAGCCCGTTGACTCCGGACCTCTCTCTGGCCCTCGGCTCCTCGGGAGTCTCCCCGTTAGAGCTAACGAGCGCCTTCGCCGTATACGGCAACCAGGGCAAGCGCGCCAAGCCATTCCCTGTTAGGAAAATCCTCGACTGGGAGGGGCGCATCCTGGAGGAGCACACCCCTGAGATTGAGCGCGTCATCGATCCTGAGGTCGCCTACATTATCACCCACCTCCTCCAGGACGTCATCCGCCACGGGACGGGCTGGCGCGTCCGCGCCCTGGGGCGGCCCGCGGCTGGTAAGACGGGCACGACCAACGATTTCAATGACGCTTGGTTCCTCGGCTTTACGCCCCAGCTTGCGGCCGGCGTGTGGGTCGGCATGGATAAGGAAGAATCCATCGGGAAGAATGAGACCGGCTCTAGGGCGGCCAGCCCCATCTGGCTTGCCTTCATGCGCGATGCGCTTAAGGGGGAGCCGAAGCAGACATTCCCCGTCCCACCCGGCATAATCTTCACGAAGGTCGATCCCAAGACGGGCCTGCTCGCCCACCCCAACCAAGAAGGCACGGCCTTCATGCCGTTTATCGAAGATACCGAGCCGACCAACTACGCCCGGCCAAAAGCCGCCGTCAGCGCCAAAGACCTCTTCCGCAAAGACCTGAAGCGCTAGGCCTGGAGCTTTCTTGACCTCCTGCCGGGCGATAGTTGTTGTAGTCTTTACGTTTCTGTTTATTGGACGAAGTAGCTATAGCCTGCGATTATTCGCAATTAGGCGAGCCTTATATAATTCGGGATATTCTAGGGTGGTCTATGTAAGGGCGCTTCACAAATCCCTAAACGTTTGACAATAACCTCGCTTCCACCTTAATATTTCGAAACCTCCTAAAACCCTTTCGTGGGAATAATCCGAGATGAACTACGAGCGCGACGAAGCCCGGCTTAGGCGGCTCTTCGAGGTTGGACTCCTTATCACCTCGTCCCTCGACCTCGACGAGGTGCTCACCCGGGCCATGGACCTATCCCGGCAAGTCATGGAGGCCGACGCGTGTAGCCTCATGCTCCTTGACGAGGAAGCGGGCGAGCTCGTCTTCCGTATCGCTTTAAGCGAAGTGGGGGAGCAGATTTATGAGCGGCGGCTCCCCGTGGGCCAGGGGGTGGCCGGGTGGGTGGCGGCCAACCGCGAGCCAGCCCTCATTCCCGATGCGTACGCCGACGAGCGCTTCGACAGAAGCTACGACGAGACGACCGGCTACCGGACGCGCTCCATCCTCTGTTTGCCTCTCATGGTGAAGGACCGCCTGATTGGGGTGAGCCAACTCATCAACAAACTCAACGGTGAGGCATTCACTGAGGGAGAAGCAGAGCTCTTCCGTATGCTCAACGCGCAGGTGGCGATCGCCATCGAAAACGCCCGCCTCCACGCCGACCGGCTTAGGCAGGAGCGCCTGGAGCGGGATCT comes from Nitrospinota bacterium and encodes:
- a CDS encoding NFACT family protein, whose product is MDFLLLQAVVRELRDCLPGARVTKVTQPASAVVVLAVRGPAWTGRLLLAAEPGASRIHTTETVFENPPKPPALCQALRSALKGRRLGAPLLLGDDRVVALPFVASRSEEEPDEVTLVAELTGRQAALVLLRGPAPGGTVVQAVGTAGVTKGRLVAGASYAPPPWPEGAAAFEDYTGTSLAEALSAPGLSSRPLVRRLVHVVMGLSPLAAREVCHRAGLEPQAQTVDADQARALLDATAVLAAAVREGPLSATIYRDPSGHPMAATPVPFAHLEAHSKAEPMPSANAAAAAFAEARTETQRAVHLRQRLASAVDQALKKANRKCEKVREDLVKAQQAEHDRQCGSLLLANLGELRRGMTSVSLRNDFDPDGASIVIALDPAVSPQINAARYFKRSKKAKRSLGPLKRRLTEGEREVAYLDATRQAAALADEEAAEGLLEELEAGGFVSWQTRPPPRRRPRHRTRESAIRRFRATEGWEVLVGKNARGNDELTTRRARPDDLWFHAHGIPGAHIVLRGESRAEPPPEAVGWAAAAAAYFSQGRGDAKVRVDYTAAKNVTKPKGAKPGQVVIRWKKTLLVAPATSDSLEEREITPHEPD
- a CDS encoding YicC family protein translates to MLLSMTGFGRAEAQSEACQVAVEVNAVNHRYLDVAVRLPRRYMALEHRIRKLVSGRFSRGRFDIVCSITTLDGQGRHLVADEALVADLVRLLRKVKADHGVAGDVELSTLLQFRDLVRVEEAEQDVEGIWDEMAPVVDRALETLEEMRAEEGKALNADISARAAAIRDLVTQLTDRLPTLRAEHRAALEERLQNFLKDVPVDPQRLAQEVAYLADRSDVSEELTRLASHLHQLEGFLASGEPVGRKLDFVVQELNREVNTIGSKLHDISVAQVVIELKHELEKIREQVQNLE
- the rpoZ gene encoding DNA-directed RNA polymerase subunit omega, encoding MAEMNRYRLVILAAQRARQLQAGVQSRIDPKGHKPTEVAVEEVKQDLIKWHQKEENDQPEEEEETE
- the coaBC gene encoding bifunctional phosphopantothenoylcysteine decarboxylase/phosphopantothenate--cysteine ligase CoaBC: MLTGKTVALGVTGGIAVYKAAEVLRDLTKRGAEVHVIMTANSQRFVSPLVFEALSHRPVIADMWEGTPQQRIEHIDLAYRIDGLAVAPATANIIGKFANGIADDFLTTFYTAVQAPVVVAPAMNTNMLNHPAVRANLNTLAERGVAIIDPEVGELACETIGEGKLATVEVIVERIEAALTEPKDLAGLLVLVTAGPTEEPLDPVRIFTNRSSGKMGYALARAALRRGAEVVLVSGPVALEPPPGARLVEVRTAEEMLQACLKYLGESDVVVKTAAVADYRPVAQEAQKLKRADQEELTVELQANPDILKILCSRKGDRIMVGFAAETEDFVANAAKKLKAKDADLMVVNDVSRSDIGIGQDENQVTLCFADGRTEPHEKMDKLAVAHTVLDAVVRLHAERAS
- a CDS encoding uracil-DNA glycosylase, translated to MAQDSRQLFLEVVSDLRGHLELRREWGIPGYAVPLEALEASSPLVEGSGPPASLGEVDASCAGCTLCALHASRKQIVFGVGNPRAEIVFVGEGPGREEDIQGEPFVGRAGQQLNRIIEAMGMKRSDVYICNAVKCRPPSNRTPTTEEIATCRPYLEAQLAAINPKVIVALGNPAMRSLFNITKGISQLRGTFMEWRGIKVMPTYHPAYLLRNPKAKRYVWEDIKRVLAEIGRTPPARAGS
- a CDS encoding DUF924 domain-containing protein; translated protein: MTDEVLSYWFGDDISYDQAPSIVDRIQNVWFAGSDDVDNEIRKRFADDIAGVTEETLSQLSSSRDKLAVIILLDQFPRNIFRESSEAFATDHMALRLAKELIRTNEDMELEPIHRVFVYLALEHAEDVEDQSLSVKKYEELLEEVDEGLKSIYEGFLKYAIRHKVIIDRFGRFPHRNELLGRESTKEEIEFLKQPGSSF
- a CDS encoding PBP1A family penicillin-binding protein — translated: MSLFDPLRSTKQYYLAKRGRQRSRGARLAVWLVGLGLFCLVAGGAAAGGLYLYYSRDLPDVRTLKDYRPSLLTRLYDGNDQVLTEFFIEKRYLVSLEHIPAILREATLAAEDSRFYSHHGLDFKGILRASLANLRAGEVVEGGSTITQQVAKTLFLTPERTMARKFREAILAWRIERTFTKGDILELYLNNVYYGHGAYGVEAAAKTYFAKPVTEVTLSESAMLAGLVRAPAPYSPYFHPARAKARRSHVLRRMLIGGFISRAEMELALDETMSLAARGKKTHPAPYFVELIRKNLESTYGSTQLYRGGLQVYTTLQPKLQAAAERALREGLMAVDKRRGWRGPLSKLTSLPVEPFDWTALYEQADRVPVPEKFGDGDVVVGVVLETEPDRTIVATPAGRGVIPFETMRWARPPDPTVDALWRRINHPSAALAPGDLILVRLKSWRQEEGLYALELHQEPLVQGALVCLEPATGEILAMVGGYDFGSSQFNRAVQAIRQPGSAFKPIIYGAAMEKGFTPASVIIDSPIIFNEGDWHGAENWKPVNFEEKFYGPTTLRTALVHSRNVVTVKLLKAVGVERLVSFAHRLGITSPLTPDLSLALGSSGVSPLELTSAFAVYGNQGKRAKPFPVRKILDWEGRILEEHTPEIERVIDPEVAYIITHLLQDVIRHGTGWRVRALGRPAAGKTGTTNDFNDAWFLGFTPQLAAGVWVGMDKEESIGKNETGSRAASPIWLAFMRDALKGEPKQTFPVPPGIIFTKVDPKTGLLAHPNQEGTAFMPFIEDTEPTNYARPKAAVSAKDLFRKDLKR